ATCCATCGCTCGAACGCTTGCACCAGCGGCATATTCTGTTTGCACTCCGGATATACGAGGTAATAGCCCTTGTCGCTGCGCAAGGACAAATTGCTCGGCACGATCAATTCACCCAGTTCCAATTCATGCGACACGAAGAATCGAGGTACGAGCGCGATACCAAGGCCCGCGCGCGCGGCTTCCACGAGCATTGAAAACAGCTCGTAGCGCTGCCCACGCATGCAGTCGGCGTCGTGAATGCCCGCCTGCGCGAGCCAGTTCCTCCACGCGTCCGGCCGCGCGGACTGATGCAGCAACGTGTAATTCGCGACTTCAGGCGGCTGCAGATCGGTCCGCCCTTTTAGCAACTGCGGGCTGCAAACGGGCGTCATCTCTTCGCCGAAAAGGTACTTTGCGCAAGAGCCCGGCCAGACAGGATCGCCGAAATGGATCGCTGCATCGAACGGCGTGTCGGTAAATAAGAAGGGCTCCGCACGTGTCGTCAGGTTGACCGTCACCCGCTCGTGTTCCGCATAGAACCGGGGAAGACGCGGTATCAGCCAGCGCGTAGCGAATGTCGGTATGACAGCGATTTCGAGAACGCCGCCCGCGTCGCGATGCGCCATTGCGGCCAGCGTGTCCCGCTCCAGCCTTCCAAGGTTCTCGCGAACCTGCCTTGCATAGATCTGGCCAATCTCTGTCAGGCTGAGTCGCTTCTTGACGCGATTGAAAAGCGGTACGCCCAGATACTCCTCCAGACTCCCGACCTGCCTGCCGACCGCGCTTTGCGTCAGGGCCAGTTCGTCGGCGCTGCGCGTAAAGCTCAGATGCCGTGCCGCGGCCTCAAACGCAATCAATGCTTCGATACTGGGAATTCTTCGCCTCACGTTCCTTCCTCAAACGCACAACGTTGCGAGTTTATATCGTTTGCGGGCCGGTGGCCGACGACGCCACAATTAATTCCAACTTCCCGAGCGACGGACAAACGCACCCGTCCATTCGGTTGGCTTCACGTTGCAAAAATTCCTTTCGCTTCGATTCATCATCGCCTGGCAACAGTGGCGGTGTTCGTCAGCATCTTTCCAAACCTCACGAAGGATCAGGCCATGACTTTCGACTCGCCCCCTGTAAAGTTCAAACCATATACCCGGCAGACGATCAGCCAGGCGCCACAGTGGCAACACCTTCCTGAATCGCTGCGGGAGGCCGTGCAGGTCGTATCGCGTGTCATGCCGTTTCGTACCAACCAGTATGTGATGGACGAACTTATCGACTGGGGCAAGGTGCCCGACGATCCCATCTATCGCCTCACGTTCCCGCATCAGGACATGCTCTCGCCCGCCGACTATTCGAAGCTGCGAGACCTGGTGCTCGTGAAAAAGGACGAGGCCGCCATCGAGGAAACAGTTCGCGGTATCCGGCTGGCGATGAATCCGCACCCGGCCGGACAGATGACACACAACGTGCCGTTCATGAACGGGCAGCCCGTGAGCGGACTTCAGCACAAGTACAAGGAAACGGTACTGTTCTTCCCGAGCGCCGGGCAGACATGCCACGCGTACTGCACATTCTGTTTCCGCTGGCCGCAGTTCGTGGGCATGGACGACCTCAAGTTCGACGCTCGCGAATCGAGCGAACTCGTTGCGTACCTCAAGCTCCACACCGAGGTGACCGACGTGCTGATCACCGGTGGCGACCCGCTCATCATGAACACGCGTTCGCTTGCCGGGTATATCGAACCTCTGCTGGCACCCGAGCTTTCGCATATCCAGAATATCCGCATCGGCACCAAATCGGTCGCTTACTGGCCACAACGCTATGTGAGCGACAAAGACTCCGACGACTTGCTGCGTCTATTCGAAAAGGTCGTGGCGTCCGGCAAAAATCTCGCGATCATGGGCCACTACAATCATCCGGCCGAACTGCGAACCGAGATCGCACAGCGCGCTGTCAAACGGATCGTCTCGACAGGCGCGACCCTGCGCATGCAGGCGCCGCTGATCCGGCACATCAACGAGGACCCCAACGGGTGGGTGGAACTATGGACGACGGGTGTGCGTCTGGGCGCCATTCCGTACTACATGTTCGTCGAACGCGATACCGGGCCCAGTCATTACTTCGAACTGCCGCTCGCAAAAGCATACGAGATATTCCAGTCTGCTTATCAGCAGGTGTCGGGACTTGCGCGTACGGTTCGCGGCCCGTCGATGAGCGCGTTTCCCGGCAAGGTGGTCATCGACGGCATCGTCACGATTGCCGGCGAAAAGGTGTTTGCCCTGCAGTTTCTCCAGGCACGCAACCCGGACTGGGTGCGTCGCCCCTTCTATGCCAGGTTCGATCCCACCGCGACGTGGCTCCACGATCTCGTTCCGGCTTTCGGTGAAAAGAAATTCCTCTTCGAAACCGATGAAGACACGCGGCATAAAACCGTACATATCATGTCGCGGCACGCTGGCCGGCGTGTTCCCGAGTCGACGGTCGAGATACCCGCGGTAACGGCCGAAGCGTAATCCATTGCCAACAACCGGTCCGCTCCCGGCGGACCGGCGTCTTATCGACTCATATTGATAGGGATTCGAAATGACTTACGTGGTAACCGAAAACTGCATCCGGTGTCGCTATACCGACTGCGTAGAGGTCTGCCCCACCGACTGCTTCCGCCAAGGTCCCAACTTTCTCGTGATCGATCCGGATGAATGCATCGACTGCGGAGTTTGCGCGCCAGAGTGCCCCGTCGACGCGATTGTGCCGTCCGAGGACATTGCCGAAGACCAACTCGGGTTCGTTGAACTGAACGCCGAGCTTGCCAAACAGTGGCCGACGATCGCCGCCCGACAGGCGCCGCTTCCCGACGCCGAGGACTGGAAAGATGTTCGGTCGAAGCTTCGATATCTTCAGAAAGAGTCCGTTGCGTGCTAACCGTCGCCCGGCAACTCACTTCGCACCGATGGTCGTCACGGGCACCCACTTGCCGCCTTTCACCTGATAGAGCGTCGACGTCGGGTGTCTCAGATCTCCGTACGAATCGAATTCGATCTTTCCCGTGATGCCGTTGTACTGAATAGTTCGCAATGCAGGCACAAATACCTCGGGTTTTGAGGAATTCGCCTGTTTCATGGCGGTGACAGCCACCCACGCGCAGTCGTAGGCGAATGGCGCGTAGGTCAACGTATCCGCGCCGAATCGTTTTTTGAATTTATCCGCGAACGCTTTGCCTTGAGGAAGGGACTCGACTGGCCGTCCGTACTCCCAGGCCATTGCGCCTTCGGCAGCACTGCCGGCAACGCCGATGAAGATGTTGTCGGCGATGCCACCGCTCCCTACGAACTGCGTCCGCATACCAAGTTGTTTCATCCGCCTGGTAAGAAGGGCCGCCTGGTTATCGAGGCCGGCAAAGTACAGCAGGTCCGCGTTCGCCGCCTTGATATTCGTGAGCTGTGCGTTGAATTCGACGGCCTTGTCGTTGGTGTATTCCGACGCGACGATATGGCCGCCGGCCGCGATGACGGCCTTCTTGAATTCATCCGCGGCACCCTGGCCAAATGCCGTGCGATCGTCCATCACTGCAATGCGCTGCGCCTTGGTGACCGCTACCGCGTACTCCCCTGCATTGCCCGAGTTCTGTGCGTCGGTGGCGATAATACGGAAGACGTTCTTCAGCCCTTGTCGGGTTATGGCCGGGTTCGTGGCGGCGGGGTCTATCAGCGGAATGCCGGCCTTGGCGAATATCGGCGACGAGGGCAACGCTACTCCGGAGTTGTAGTAGCCCACCACGGCGACCACGCCATCATCGACGAGCTTCTGAGCGACTTGTACGCCAATGCGTGGGTCGCCCTGATCATCGACGGAGTCCAGCTCGAAGCGCACATCCTGCCCGCCCAACTTCGTGTGCTGGGCGTTGGCTTCTTCGACGGCGAGCCGAACACCATTCTCGATGTCCTTACCGTTGGCGGCTCCGGCGCCGGTCAGCGGGGCCGATACGCCGATCTTCACGACCTCCTGTGCGAACGCCTGACTGCTTGCGAGCAATAAGGCGACGGCAGCCAGTCCAGCCGCAAAGCATTTTTTGGAGGTGTCGAGCATCTGTTTACTCCTGGACGTGCGAACTCCAGCTTCGAGCGGGTGCAGCCGCGCCGAAACCCTTCACCGTCGTCTCGAGGCCGGAACGCGGCTACTTTTGCTTTGCGACAGGATTCATCACCAGATATCACCAGCAGTAAAACCATTCGTGAAAGGATCGCTGGGGTCCAGCACGTATGTACTGAATCCATAGATCCACGAATGTCCCGACACTGTCGGCACGTGTGGATCAACGGCGTGACGCTGGCCAACGGCGTGAATCTGGCTGGGAAGTACGGCGGCGGCTCGCTGAGTTCGCAGGGCAGGCCCGCAGTACAAGATTACCGGGTCGGGCACGACCGGCCTTGCACCGAATCCTTCGGCCGGCCAGGGCGGATTGATCACATTCGACTGCGATTACAGCCCGTCCGGCGATGCGGTACGCTGGAGCCCGTCGCTGATCGCCGGGTCCGGTGTTCGTGAGCAATGTGAGCGGCATTACGCTGAACAAGGCGGTGATCGCGGGCACCACGTACAACACGTCGCTGACCGCACCGGCAACCTGATGCCGGCGCACATGGGCGCGGGCAACCGCTGTCCGTGTGCGCGTGACAGCGGGCAGATCGAGCGACGAAACGATGCGAACCGAGGTACGACTACCACCCCTTGTTCTTTGGCTCCCTGACGCAGTCGTCGTGTCCTATTGCCACTTCGCGTGCTTATGACGATTGCGACCGACTACATCCCACTGCTTTCTCGCTTCCTTTTGCGCCGACTTGCCGTGATCATGCTGATGTTCTCCGTCGGCTGCTTGACCGGCCTTGGCGCCGCGCCTTGCGAACCTGAACATTTCGGCGAATTTCATCTCGATCTCCTTGTGCGGTAACGACGCCGCAAATCCAGTGTACTGCGGCTGCCAGGTCAAAAGTCGCGACTCGGACCAGCTTGCGTCCGGGTTCTGACCGGGTTTGGCTTTTCCCAGGAAACGCAATGATCGACGCGTCAATTCAAATAATCGTTCTCGTTCTTGTCGCCTCGATCGCTGTCGCGCCCGGGCGCGAATATTTCTGAATCTCAGCGTTGCAGCGCGTCGCGTAGATGAATGTCAGATCTGAAGCGTCTCGATGCGGCACTTGAAAAGTACCCCAATCCTCGCCTGGTTCGCTGAGGCGGTCACATAACAGTTCGATCACTGCATCCGGAGCGGGTGCGCAGTTCATGAACGGCTTGTGCGACATCAGAAACGTCCGCATTGTCTCTGGTCGTTCCAGATTGAGCGGAACGTGCCACGGCAGCCGGCCGGATGTTCCGTCAAACTGCACATACAACACCGGCGGAGCCTTGAAGTGCATGTGGAACAACCCATGCACATGGATCGCGAAACGCTCGAAATAGTCCTCCATGCGGGACTGCAGGCTTGAGTGGGAATAAAGAAGTGTCGCGCTCGCGGTGGCTTCCAGACGAAAGGTGACAAACCTTGCTTCGCCTTCCTGTGAAACCACCCCAACTCCGTACTGCCCTATCACCTGAAACGGGGTAGCGCGAGGCGGAGTATAAAAATATCGATCGACGTAAGAGACGGGTTCCGCATCGTCATCATCATCGCGGAAGTTGCCCGCTCGAGAACTCGCGGAGGCTGGATTGCCGGGATTCAATTGGGCGGATCTAACGTCCCTATCGCTTTTGCTCGACATAGTGGTGCCTCCGCATCCGGTTCTGGGAGAAGCAGCATATGCGTCCAATCCGACGGGCTCGGCCTTGCGTCTGCCTTGCGAAAATCACCCTTTCGGATCTTTACGTACCAGGGAGTTTTGCGGTCCGTGAGTCGTGCGCCTCCAGGCCTCGTCCGCTCTTTGTTGAGCCGATTTCACGGTATGTTCGATCCGACGCTTGCTAGTGGGCGCATGGGTAATCGCCGAAGTCAGAGTGGAAAGTGTCCGTCGGACAGTCCTGGTGACCATAACTCGCTCCGCGTTCTTGTCCATATCCATATGTTAAGTCTAGGCCGATACGTGAAGTGCGCGCTACTGTACGTTTGAACAGCACCTTGGTGAGTCCATGATGGACATCGTCTCGTTTCATCGGAGCAATGAGCCTCTGGGGCCTCTAACCGCAGCGAAGCGGTGTTGTATCGCGACGAGTTGGTCGTCCGTGGTCGCGACCAGCCACAAGCGTGCGTGCTCCTCGATTTTCCGGTTGTGGTCCTTCAGCGGCCCCATCGAGGTCGCAGCCTTCCAGACCACCGGGCCCACTCGGCTGCTCCTGCCGGACGGGGCGCCTACCAGCAGGCAATAAGGTCCAAGAGGAAGCGATACGAACGGTACCGCTGGACTCCCTCGCACGCGCCAGTCGATGAAGGGCGTCTCGCTGATAAGCAGCGGCGTGGCCAAGCCGTAAAGCACGCTGAAATCGTACAGCGCCAGTTGCTTGCGCAGGCCCGCGTAACCGCGCCGGATATCAGCAACGACTGCCGCGCGGATTTCATCCTCGAACATCGGCTCGTTCGCATAGCGCGCGAACGCCTCCCGGGCGTCCGACTGATATGCGCTGAACATCCCGAGTTCCACGCAGTCCTGAACCGCGCGGTGGATCTCCGCTACCGAGCCGGCCTCATCTGGCTTGCCCAATTGCGCTGCCCGCAAGAACCGGGCAAGTCCCGCTTCCTGGATCGGAGGGCCATCCGCGGATGTGTCGCCGTCAGCGTCCTTATCGAGCGGCACGTAGACGTATTTTTCGGCCGCAAAGCGCGATTTCTTGCCTTCATCAAACTTGATTTGGCCATCGCTACAGTCGAGATAGCGAGTTCCGATTCGTCCATGCTCCCAAATCCAGTTCTTCAGGAGCGGGCGGAGTGGATGCAGCGTGTCGTGGTCAGCAGCCATTCAAGCCTCCCAATGCCTTCGGATAGTTCCGCGTGGTCGCCTGTTTCGTCGAGGATCCCCAACAGCGATGGTAACGGAGACACGGCCTCCGGCTTCCATCCACACGAAGTGTGCGGGTAGCGCGAACAGGTATCGCGTGTCTGTTGGGCGATGGGCGCCACGGAGCGTTCGCGGCACTCGAACCACAAAGCCAATCTCTTTGTAAATCAACGAAGTAGAGAAATATGACGAATTGGCACGTCGCGTGCAGTGTTGGGTTCAGCCCGCGTTGCCCTGCGCTGAATGGCGTAAGACGCCAACGGAGGGACTTCGAAACACTGTCGCGCATCGGCGTCCGGTGTGGCTTCCTGGAGTCTACCTATGCCGCTCGCTCGACTGCTCCTCTGCTTTCTCCAGTGCTCGCTCGCAGCCGCGGCGCTGTTGCCCATCGTCGCCGGCGCCGCGAACCTGCCGGACGCATCGCAACGCTATGCATCCGGCACGCTCGATGCGGGTCCCAGCGATTCGACGACGCCTCGCGAGCTGAAAGCTGGCATCGAGCGCCTGCGCACCGGGACGTGGTGGGAAGCCAACCGCAAGATCCGCCCGGAACTCGCGCAAGTCGGCGACCTGATGTTCCTGCTGCCGCTTGCCGACAGGCAGCTCGAACCATCGTCGGATGCTATCGGCCGCGTACAGCGCCTGCGCGAGGCGCTGCGCGGCCACCTGATGCGCGAACCCGCCGGCTGGACCCGCCTCGTTGCGCAGGTGCGGGCAGAGCGCGCGAAGGCCGGCGATGCGTCAGCCGTGCTGCTCGCTGACGCTCTCGTCAACGAGGTCCGCTACCGCGACGGAACCGACGGCAGCTACTACGCGCCGGCACGGTTCTTTGCCGAAAGCGGCGTGTGCAAGGACTTCGCCGTCGCCAAATATCTGCTGCTGCGCGACGCGGGTTTCGACATCGAGCGGTTGCGTCTCGTATCGCTCGCGCCGCGCTACAACAACACCCCCGACGACTGGCACGTGATCCTCGTCGTGCAGATCGATGGCGCGAGCGAACCGCTCGCACTCGATTCACCGAACGCGAAGCGCGCCGCCGATGCGTTCAGCGAGACATCGGCTTCGAGCGGTCCGTCCGCGCTGCTCGGCGCAATCCTCGCCGGCCGCGAGCCCGCCGATGCGGTGCTGCGCGCGCCCGCCGGACCGCTTGCCACACCGCTCAGCCGGTCTGGGCAAGCGCGGCGGCCGCTTGCGACAGTGTTCAACGAACTGGGCAGCCGGTCGTTCGAACGCGCTGCGCCGGGCGCGCTGCGGCGCGCGTCGGCGGCCAGGCGAAGCGCGAACGCGATGTATGTCGACGAAATGGGCGAGTCGTGGACAGTCGACGGCTCCGGCACGTTTCCGAAGTGGCGCGTCGCCGTTGACCAGGCAGATGCGCCGCGGGAGCCGGGTCCGGCGGCAAGGTTGATACGCGTGGCGGCACGCTGACTAATGTGGGCATGGCGCGCGCGCCGCCGCCTCGAAAGTCTTCCGACGCAGAACCCTCATCCAAACCGAACACAATAAACAGGCGGCAAATGCGCTGAAATCAATTGCCAGTTTTCACCGCCGTCGTCGGACGTCCAGAGCGAGCCGGTGGTCGACCCCATCGCGAGGCGCATGCCAGAGTCATCCACCGCGAGCCCGTGCCGATACACAAGGTCATACGCCGGTTTTCGCGGCAACCCGTTCGAGAAACGTTCGAACGTGCGGCCGCCGTCGCGTGTGCGCGTGACGACGAATTGGCCGTCCACCGGAATGCGGCACTGGTCTTTCACGGCAGGCACGAACCACGCGGTATCCGGGTCGCGCGGATGGACGGCAACTGCGAAGCCGAAGCTCGATGGCTGCGCTTCGATCCGCTGCCAGTGAGCCGCACCGTCGAGCGAGCGGAAGATGGCGCAGTGATGCTGAGTCCACAGCGCATCCGGGTTTGCCGGGCATTGCACGACGCGGTGCGGGTCTTGCACGTTGGCGTCGCCGCGCCGCTCCGGCGGCATGTAGTCGGCTTCCATGCCCTCGGCACTCACGCGCCAGCTCGCGCCGCCGTCGTCGGTTTGCCAGACGCCGCCGCACGATACACCGATCGTCACGTGCCGGCTGTCGCGCGGATCGACCATCACGGAATGGATTCCCGCCGCGTCGTAGCCGCCTCCGAACCATTCACGGCGCTCCGGGCGATCCCACAGCGCGCGGTTGAGCACCCACGTGTCGCCGCCATCGCCGGATCGGAAAAGCCCGCCTGGAATCGTGCCGGCCCACAAGACGCCCGGCTCGTCGGGGCCGCCTGTTTCGAGCGACCATATCTGCTGAAGCGTCCAGGGAGTGGCTGGCCGGCTGGGCGGGGCTTCGTCATCGCTGTCGGCGCCTGCGCTCGCGTGCGCGCCGTTTCCGGCAGGCGTCTCGTCGGCAGGCTGCGGCGGGTAGACCGGAACCGCGCACTCCTCCCAATCCGCGATGCCCGCGCGCCGGCGATGCAGCTTCACGCCGAAGTGGCCGAGATTGAGCGCCGCATACAGCGAGCTGTCGCGCGGATCGCGCAGCACCATACTCACCGGCTCGCCGGCGAAATGCAGATCGCCGAAGTGCCAGCCGCCCTCACCATCGGCTCTGACATCGAACAGGCCCTTGCGGGTCGCGACAAGCAATCGATCGCTCATATCGAGTGACTCCTCGAGTACTGATAGGCCTCTCACCCGCCCGACAGCGCCTGAACCACGTAAACCCGGCTTTGCTCGCCGAGCGCGTCGGACAGATGTTCCCGGTCGTGGACCCGCCGGCCGTCGACGAACACCGCGAGATGCGGCCGCAGCGAGCCCTGATCGTCAAGAATGTAGCCGCGCAGTCGAGGTTGCGCGACGAACACGGCTTCGAGCGCTTCGCCGAGTGTGCGCGCGTCGATCTCGCGCTCGGGCGTTGCGATATGTCGCTGAATCGAAGCTGCGAAAAAGATATGCGCCATGGCCGGGTAGAGTCGCGGGGACGACAGCGTCCGTAGGTTCTGTAGTCTAGGCGATTCCGCGCTTTCGGTTGAGTTGCGCAATGACCGTTATTCAACGCCGCGCGGCGCGCCGCATGCCGCATCGTCTCGGCCAAGGCGGAGCCTCGCTCACCGCCAGCTTGAGACCCATGATGACGATCGCTATCGAAACGAGTAACGGCATCGACAAACGTATAGGTGATGACGAGCCACATCGCGGCCGCGAGACCGAGGAACCATGGCACGACGCGCGGCAGGACGTGCTACACCGATAGTTGGCTGCCGAGCACAGCCGTCGCCGCGACCAGCGTCAGAAAACCCGGCCTGCGGCTGTGATCGACAATATCGGCATGCACCGCGCGCGGATAGCGCAACAGACGGCATAACGTGATGGCGAGCAAGACAGGCCACGTCACCGCATTGATGCCGAGAAGGAGCCAGCCAACGATGTCGTAGTCAAGCAGATGCGCAGCGATGGAGACGATGCCTGTCGCCATGACGATCGCGAAGGCGGTGGGCGGGAAAGCCTGTAGCCAGGACTGGCGCGGTTTCAACGCCGGCATTTACCGCTCCTCGACGTCGAATAACCGCCACCTTTGAGGATGCGTGGTCGAATCGTCCAAGCCCCGCCCGACGCCGTATACTCGAGAGAGCCGGACCGCTTCGTTTAGATGAAGTGAATGTACGAATGTTTCATTCAGAGCTTCTTCAGGAAATCGACTTCAATGCGAAAGGCGCCCTACATCAAAGGCCGGTTACTGATCGTCGCTATGTTCGCGTTGCTCGCGTTCATGTTCACCAACGGCTGCAAGTCGACGACCACAGCGAGACCGTCCGCGACCGCGCCGACGGCAGTCGCCACGGACGACGCCACGCTCGCCGGCCGGGTGAAGCAGGCGCTTGCCGCGGACCCCACGCTACGATCGTTACCGCTCAGCGTGGCAACGTATCGAGGCGTCGTGCAGTTGTCGGGATACGTGGATTCAGAGGCTCAGATTCTGGAAGCACTCGCGGTGACCCACAGCGTACCGGGGGTGCAATCCGTGAACAACGATCTGCACCTCAAGCAGCAATGACATGCGTTCGCCGGTAGACGGATGACACGAGAGTCACGCGGGACTGCGCACGTCCTCGCTTTCAATATGTCGTAATGTGATATGTCGAGCAGCAAGCGGGCTGCGAAACCGGTGTTCGACGGTCGAAAGGTATGCCGATTGCTCATGTGTTATGACGAGGCGGTTCGCGATTGACCGGTTCACCGTCACTTTGCGGCCGTCTGATTGTGCCTCGAAAGGAGTTTCGATCGTGTCGCTCTCTCGCCGTCATTTCATGATACTTGCCGCATCCGTTGCCTCGACGACCGTTGTCTCGACGAAGTCAAACGCGGACGCGCCCGTGCTCGCCGAAAACGATCCGACCGCACAGGCGCTCGGATACAAGATGGACGCGTCGAAGGTCGACAAGGCGAAATTCCCTCGGTACCAGACGGGGCAGACTTGCGCCAATTGCCAACTGTATCAGGGCAAACCCGGTTCCACGAATGGGCCGTGCCCGACCTATGGGGGCAAGCTGGTCGAAGCAAAAGGATGGTGTAACGCCTACGTGAAAAAGACGTAATTTACAAGCTTCGAGTGTTGAACGAGAACCATCACGCACCGCAAGGAACAACAAGCCGCTTCCCGTTCAGCACCATATCACCTGGTCGTATCCAACCGTGCGCCGGTAGACGTGCGTGGCATTCCAATTGCACGTCGTGTATTCCATGTACGCATTGGTAAGAACAACGATCCAGTGTGACAGCGTTTGCATCACGATCTCCAGAGGTCGGAAAATGCTCTTAAGGCTCCTGCGGCGCGACAATTCCGTGATTTGTTGCGCCCTCGATGTGTCGTCGGATAAGACGACCGCACAGTCCAGCTTCGAGATTTCGATTTCGTCGCGAATACCTGGCCAGATCATGCGGTTCATCATCGCCTTCTGCGGCAGCAACCGATTCTTCGAGGATTTGAATCGACCCAGGGCCAAAAACCGCCAATAAACATGGCGAACCGTTGTCGCGATGCAGCATTGAAGCGACCCCGGCAAGGGAGAGCGATGCATGATGTGACTCCATGCTGCCGGTTGTGCCTCGACGCGGCAATTGCGAAATCCGCCACCGCGATTGCTGATTCTTGCCGCCGTCGAAAATAAACAGGCACGTGACGCACGACGACGCCTACCTGATGCTCACCGAAGCGAGCGGAGGACGACATCGTTCTCGCCTTCGTCAGACGGATCGTGGTGTTCAAGCGCTGG
The nucleotide sequence above comes from Paraburkholderia youngii. Encoded proteins:
- the gcvA gene encoding transcriptional regulator GcvA translates to MRRRIPSIEALIAFEAAARHLSFTRSADELALTQSAVGRQVGSLEEYLGVPLFNRVKKRLSLTEIGQIYARQVRENLGRLERDTLAAMAHRDAGGVLEIAVIPTFATRWLIPRLPRFYAEHERVTVNLTTRAEPFLFTDTPFDAAIHFGDPVWPGSCAKYLFGEEMTPVCSPQLLKGRTDLQPPEVANYTLLHQSARPDAWRNWLAQAGIHDADCMRGQRYELFSMLVEAARAGLGIALVPRFFVSHELELGELIVPSNLSLRSDKGYYLVYPECKQNMPLVQAFERWMLSEAGRYVELGGCR
- a CDS encoding KamA family radical SAM protein, producing the protein MTFDSPPVKFKPYTRQTISQAPQWQHLPESLREAVQVVSRVMPFRTNQYVMDELIDWGKVPDDPIYRLTFPHQDMLSPADYSKLRDLVLVKKDEAAIEETVRGIRLAMNPHPAGQMTHNVPFMNGQPVSGLQHKYKETVLFFPSAGQTCHAYCTFCFRWPQFVGMDDLKFDARESSELVAYLKLHTEVTDVLITGGDPLIMNTRSLAGYIEPLLAPELSHIQNIRIGTKSVAYWPQRYVSDKDSDDLLRLFEKVVASGKNLAIMGHYNHPAELRTEIAQRAVKRIVSTGATLRMQAPLIRHINEDPNGWVELWTTGVRLGAIPYYMFVERDTGPSHYFELPLAKAYEIFQSAYQQVSGLARTVRGPSMSAFPGKVVIDGIVTIAGEKVFALQFLQARNPDWVRRPFYARFDPTATWLHDLVPAFGEKKFLFETDEDTRHKTVHIMSRHAGRRVPESTVEIPAVTAEA
- the fdxA gene encoding ferredoxin FdxA, which gives rise to MTYVVTENCIRCRYTDCVEVCPTDCFRQGPNFLVIDPDECIDCGVCAPECPVDAIVPSEDIAEDQLGFVELNAELAKQWPTIAARQAPLPDAEDWKDVRSKLRYLQKESVAC
- a CDS encoding branched-chain amino acid ABC transporter substrate-binding protein, producing MLDTSKKCFAAGLAAVALLLASSQAFAQEVVKIGVSAPLTGAGAANGKDIENGVRLAVEEANAQHTKLGGQDVRFELDSVDDQGDPRIGVQVAQKLVDDGVVAVVGYYNSGVALPSSPIFAKAGIPLIDPAATNPAITRQGLKNVFRIIATDAQNSGNAGEYAVAVTKAQRIAVMDDRTAFGQGAADEFKKAVIAAGGHIVASEYTNDKAVEFNAQLTNIKAANADLLYFAGLDNQAALLTRRMKQLGMRTQFVGSGGIADNIFIGVAGSAAEGAMAWEYGRPVESLPQGKAFADKFKKRFGADTLTYAPFAYDCAWVAVTAMKQANSSKPEVFVPALRTIQYNGITGKIEFDSYGDLRHPTSTLYQVKGGKWVPVTTIGAK
- a CDS encoding proline racemase family protein, whose translation is MINPPWPAEGFGARPVVPDPVILYCGPALRTQRAAAVLPSQIHAVGQRHAVDPHVPTVSGHSWIYGFSTYVLDPSDPFTNGFTAGDIW
- a CDS encoding transglutaminase domain-containing protein; this translates as MPLARLLLCFLQCSLAAAALLPIVAGAANLPDASQRYASGTLDAGPSDSTTPRELKAGIERLRTGTWWEANRKIRPELAQVGDLMFLLPLADRQLEPSSDAIGRVQRLREALRGHLMREPAGWTRLVAQVRAERAKAGDASAVLLADALVNEVRYRDGTDGSYYAPARFFAESGVCKDFAVAKYLLLRDAGFDIERLRLVSLAPRYNNTPDDWHVILVVQIDGASEPLALDSPNAKRAADAFSETSASSGPSALLGAILAGREPADAVLRAPAGPLATPLSRSGQARRPLATVFNELGSRSFERAAPGALRRASAARRSANAMYVDEMGESWTVDGSGTFPKWRVAVDQADAPREPGPAARLIRVAAR
- a CDS encoding WD40/YVTN/BNR-like repeat-containing protein, translated to MSDRLLVATRKGLFDVRADGEGGWHFGDLHFAGEPVSMVLRDPRDSSLYAALNLGHFGVKLHRRRAGIADWEECAVPVYPPQPADETPAGNGAHASAGADSDDEAPPSRPATPWTLQQIWSLETGGPDEPGVLWAGTIPGGLFRSGDGGDTWVLNRALWDRPERREWFGGGYDAAGIHSVMVDPRDSRHVTIGVSCGGVWQTDDGGASWRVSAEGMEADYMPPERRGDANVQDPHRVVQCPANPDALWTQHHCAIFRSLDGAAHWQRIEAQPSSFGFAVAVHPRDPDTAWFVPAVKDQCRIPVDGQFVVTRTRDGGRTFERFSNGLPRKPAYDLVYRHGLAVDDSGMRLAMGSTTGSLWTSDDGGENWQLISAHLPPVYCVRFG
- a CDS encoding MoaD/ThiS family protein — protein: MAHIFFAASIQRHIATPEREIDARTLGEALEAVFVAQPRLRGYILDDQGSLRPHLAVFVDGRRVHDREHLSDALGEQSRVYVVQALSGG
- a CDS encoding SLAC1 family transporter; translation: MPALKPRQSWLQAFPPTAFAIVMATGIVSIAAHLLDYDIVGWLLLGINAVTWPVLLAITLCRLLRYPRAVHADIVDHSRRPGFLTLVAATAVLGSQLSV
- a CDS encoding BON domain-containing protein; translation: MRKAPYIKGRLLIVAMFALLAFMFTNGCKSTTTARPSATAPTAVATDDATLAGRVKQALAADPTLRSLPLSVATYRGVVQLSGYVDSEAQILEALAVTHSVPGVQSVNNDLHLKQQ
- a CDS encoding high-potential iron-sulfur protein; amino-acid sequence: MSLSRRHFMILAASVASTTVVSTKSNADAPVLAENDPTAQALGYKMDASKVDKAKFPRYQTGQTCANCQLYQGKPGSTNGPCPTYGGKLVEAKGWCNAYVKKT